In the genome of Raphanus sativus cultivar WK10039 chromosome 9, ASM80110v3, whole genome shotgun sequence, the window CAAGGTATATTAGTTACACTTTTTTTGGTGCAAAAGTTAAATCATgcatataacttttttttttttgtcactgaatcATGCATATAACTTTATGTTTGTAAGCTTCACTATTCCAAGATGAATCTTCTTGACAAACCCCATTGATACAAgtttaactgtttttttttgtctacaagtttaactgtttttttttgtctttcgtATATCTCTTTCCAATAATTTgttctttatttgttttatatctaCTTTTTTGGGCTCGCAGACATGCAACCTGAAGGTTTCCATTCACTGCGAAGGCTGTAAaagaaaagtgaaaaaaatcCTTACCAGCATTGAAGGTATACATAATCACTTTCGACGTTGTTGTTGGTTTTAAACTGAAAAAATAAATCTCTTCTTGTGgggaatatatattttatgattacaGGATTGGTAATTTATTATTGAGCCATATAAAATGTAATTTGGTTGTAGGCGTTTATAGAGTGGACATTGATGTGAAGCAGAACAATGTAACGGTGATGGGAATTGTCTCACCAGAGATTCTGTTAAAGAAGCTCCACAAGTCAGGCAAAAACGCCGATCTATTGCCGGTGATACCCGACCCGGTAGAGAACAAACCCGTCGACCCTAAAGAGAACAAACCAGTCgaccagaaaaagaaaaataaaaagaagaaagaagaaaaaccgGAAATAACCGAAAAAGTTACATCTTCCGGTTCTGATAAACCGGAATCTGAAAAACCTGACGGCGCCGGCGAATGTAGTTCCGGAGACAGCAGTGAAGCTTGTGCTCCGGTGAAAGAGGATAAATGCAAAATTCTCAAAAAGAAAGACTCTGCTCCGGCAGATTCTTCGTCACCGTCACCGGCATCGACAGAATCTCCGGCACCGACGACGGAGAAGAAAGCTGAAGAAAGCAGTGGCAGTGTtggtaaaaagaagaaaaagaaggggCAAAGCATGAGCAGTGTTAACAATACTACCGGTGGACCAGGCCGTACTAGATCACTACCTCCGCccactactactactactcctGCAGCAGAAGATCATGACCGTTCAACTAATCAACACGATGGCCATCAAATGCCAACCAATAACTTTGCGCCACGTCAGGATATGTATCACTATCCACCTAATTACTATGCGCCGCATATTATGTACGGCGTGCGCTATAACGTTGCTCAACCTCCGGTGAGCGTAGACGCTGCATCGTATTACTCTCCTGCGCCACCTCATTCGTATGCGTATATGCACCCAGGCTATCTACCGTCCGACCCAAACCCGTATCCATCTCGACCGTCCGATTCGTTTGAGCTATTCAGCGAGGAGAACCCAAATGGTTGTTCGGTGATGTGATTCGATCCGGAAAGATGTCAATTACTATAATGACCTTGAACTTACCCTTATACGCCTCTCGTATTTTAAAGTTGTACACGTGAAAGTGAGTTAATGGTCTAGTGAAACCTTCGTAGTTAGGTTTTGAAACTATGATTATGTTTGGATAAAGTTAAGGCCCTCCCCTTTTTTTGTagcttttgttttaatttaatgatTTAGATCCTTTTTGCTTTATCAtttg includes:
- the LOC108824264 gene encoding heavy metal-associated isoprenylated plant protein 35, which produces MATEEMKPETKKTEQKQSPQVKDLTPPPPALPYKTCNLKVSIHCEGCKRKVKKILTSIEGVYRVDIDVKQNNVTVMGIVSPEILLKKLHKSGKNADLLPVIPDPVENKPVDPKENKPVDQKKKNKKKKEEKPEITEKVTSSGSDKPESEKPDGAGECSSGDSSEACAPVKEDKCKILKKKDSAPADSSSPSPASTESPAPTTEKKAEESSGSVGKKKKKKGQSMSSVNNTTGGPGRTRSLPPPTTTTTPAAEDHDRSTNQHDGHQMPTNNFAPRQDMYHYPPNYYAPHIMYGVRYNVAQPPVSVDAASYYSPAPPHSYAYMHPGYLPSDPNPYPSRPSDSFELFSEENPNGCSVM